ATCACAATTACTGGCAATGCCTTCAATGCCTGCAAGTTTTATTGATGGCCGCCGCTTTGGTCGTTCAAAAGCAAAAGCCGAGATAGTAGAAATCGTTTCGCCAGTTAATGAATTAAAACCAGTGATTGTTGATATAGCAGGACAAGTTAAACGAATTCAGGCTTATGAAATTATTGCGCGCAGCCTTAAATCGATTGCAGATGCTGTGGCCGAGAAAAAACAGCGTCTAGGCCTATTAAGTTTTGATGATCTGATTGCCATTTTAGCCCAGCAACTATCGTCGGGTGACGCTGGTCGTATATTGGCTAACAAGCTTGCAAAGCAATATCCCGCGGCCATGGTTGATGAATTCCAAGATACCGACCCCAATCAATTCGATATTCTTACGAATATTTACCAAAACACTGACAATGCAGCCTTGTATTTAATTGGCGATCCGAAGCAAGCGATTTATGCGTTTCGAGGTGGTGACATTTTTACCTATTTATCGGCACGAGATTTTTGTCAGTACTTTTGGGTAATGGACACTAACTGGCGATCTAGCGCTGAAATGATCCAAGGTTACAACCGCTTGTTTTATGGCACGGCATTAGATCAGAGCGCAAAGCACATTTTTGGTAAAAACATCCCTTATTTTCCTGTAGCGGCGTCAAATACGGTTGAGCCCGTGGCGCTGGCGGACAATGATTTACCGCTACAGTTTGTACACTTTCCATTTGATGATGAATCCGCAACAGCTAAACCTGCCCAACGCGCTGAAATGGCCCAGTGGTTAGCGCAAAAAATTGTTTCATTGCTCAATGACAACCAACAGCAAGTATCAGCATCAGATATTGCCATTCTAGTGCGAGATGGAACAGAAGCCGCCATCGTTAAACAAGCATTAACCGAACATCAGCTTGCCAGTGTTTATTTAAGTAACCGCAGTAATTTATGGCATAGCGAGCAAGCTCAACAGTTATTATTGGTGCTTAAAGCAGTCTTGTTTTTAGAGCAAGATCGCTACTTTAACGCCGGCTTGGCTTCGGGCTTGTTAGGACATACGCCGTCTAGTTTATTGGCGCTGTCGGCAAACGAGCTAGCATGGCAAGAAGTTAAATTTTCGTTTAAAGCTATTCGTGACGAGTGGCAGTACAAAGGCTTTATTTCTGCCGCGCTCAAACTACTTCATGAACACGTTGCAGTAAATGGCGAGCACAAAGAAAGGGCACTGACGAATTTATTACATTTGTTTGAATTACTGCAAGCGGCGAGCGCTCGTTACCATCAACCGCTGGAGTTGCTTTATTGGTTTGAGCAACAAATTAGCACCGATAGCACAGAATCAGACGCTGAGCTTAGATTAGAAAGTGATGAGCAGCTAATTAAAATCGTCACCCAGCATGGTTCGAAAGGGCTTGAGTATCCTATCGTTTTTGTTCCTTTTGCTTCGCGTCATAAAAATCCGAGTAAGATTGGCAATCGCAACGTTACCGTAATTGAATATCACGATGAACAAGGGCAGCTTCACACCAGATTATCTGGGAATAAACAGCAAGTTGAACAAATGGCAGAAGAAGCATACGCCGAATCTATTCGCTTGCTTTATGTGGCGGTAACCAGAGCTGTGCAACGTTGTTATTTACTCGTTGCCAATTTTGATAAGGTTGAAAATTCTCCGTTGGGTAAAACTTTAACTTGGTCTGCTGATGTCGTGATAAGCGGTGAACTACAAGCCCTGTCTCAGCAGTATCCTAACGCCATAGGTTACCGTGCCATTGGACACAGTGCCTTTGAAAAAAGAGCGATTGCTGATGATAAGATTGGTGAACAAAACACTGAAATCGCAGCCATAAATAATGTGGGCGCTAATACTAACATTAACGCTAACGCAAAAGCCTCCCCCGAGCTTGCTACTTTCACCAGTAAAATCGAGCGTGACTGGTGGCTAAGTTCGTTCACCGCCTTGAGTAAAAATTTACGCCATGGTGGTGTTTCCCTGCCTGATAGGGATTTAGATCAGCCAATGGCAGTTTCAGCTCCTGGGGTTAATCGCATAGGGTTTGATTTAGCCAAAGGCGCACAAACAGGTAACTTATTACACGATTTGCTTGAACAAGGAGACTTTCATCAAGGTGATTGGCGTAGCTTGTCTGCGGCGATGAAAATAAAATATGCTGCTTTGCTTGAGGGCTGGTCTGGCGAGGAACTTGCCGCTTGGTGTGAACAACTTGTCACTTGTGAA
The nucleotide sequence above comes from Thalassotalea euphylliae. Encoded proteins:
- the recB gene encoding exodeoxyribonuclease V subunit beta, whose translation is MKLQPLFAEHLPLSGRHLIEASAGTGKTFNITRIYLRLLLEKGLTVEQILVMTFTKDATEEIKSRIGQTLRNTIAKWDELTATEPFYQEVAKDLVKTEAMAKLHRALLFLDDAAIFTIHGFCKRVLSEFAFDSGLLFNLVMESSCQEQTLEAVQDWYRLIAKQDPDSYLTIAEFWPEPEQFVQVFSGAIDKHHSITTPSTAELCQQINALAVDAANSLSSHQSFLFEHLVNNQKGAKKEERISEYEQLASWLNNATTAELSQLLAMPSMPASFIDGRRFGRSKAKAEIVEIVSPVNELKPVIVDIAGQVKRIQAYEIIARSLKSIADAVAEKKQRLGLLSFDDLIAILAQQLSSGDAGRILANKLAKQYPAAMVDEFQDTDPNQFDILTNIYQNTDNAALYLIGDPKQAIYAFRGGDIFTYLSARDFCQYFWVMDTNWRSSAEMIQGYNRLFYGTALDQSAKHIFGKNIPYFPVAASNTVEPVALADNDLPLQFVHFPFDDESATAKPAQRAEMAQWLAQKIVSLLNDNQQQVSASDIAILVRDGTEAAIVKQALTEHQLASVYLSNRSNLWHSEQAQQLLLVLKAVLFLEQDRYFNAGLASGLLGHTPSSLLALSANELAWQEVKFSFKAIRDEWQYKGFISAALKLLHEHVAVNGEHKERALTNLLHLFELLQAASARYHQPLELLYWFEQQISTDSTESDAELRLESDEQLIKIVTQHGSKGLEYPIVFVPFASRHKNPSKIGNRNVTVIEYHDEQGQLHTRLSGNKQQVEQMAEEAYAESIRLLYVAVTRAVQRCYLLVANFDKVENSPLGKTLTWSADVVISGELQALSQQYPNAIGYRAIGHSAFEKRAIADDKIGEQNTEIAAINNVGANTNINANAKASPELATFTSKIERDWWLSSFTALSKNLRHGGVSLPDRDLDQPMAVSAPGVNRIGFDLAKGAQTGNLLHDLLEQGDFHQGDWRSLSAAMKIKYAALLEGWSGEELAAWCEQLVTCEIAEDLSLANIAPKAVLKEQEFYFPMEQASSQKLAVLVYQHRQRLLARSNSQSKAVKLPAYQALKGMMHGFIDLIFEYEGKYYVCDYKSTHLGDSFEHYHGEALQQNIADNYYDLQYFIYCLALHRLLKSRIDDYDPAQHFGGVFYLYLRGMKNKQTAGERTGVFFSDISSEELDELDALFSNHVSLNQATSDQVSVQSVE